In the Streptomyces sp. 840.1 genome, one interval contains:
- a CDS encoding creatininase family protein — MTHRNLTESTWRETRAAAAGGIAILPIGSQEQHAEHLPMGTDTMLADAVVSRALALLAERAAAGEDVPELIRLPTLPYGHSPHHLFAAALTLSAPVLGTVLDELLDSLAACGYRRVLVVNGHGGNDEIMRLAVKRFALRADVTAAACSYWTLTDTGEAGTDPEDAEHAGLIPGHAGWFETSLMLAARPELVRTGPAGREPVDPPPLFDTPPYPGLTVERHGEWERVGGSTDDASGADAGSGARLLERRVLGLTRAVLAFDAATRPAA; from the coding sequence ATGACCCACCGGAATCTGACCGAGAGCACCTGGCGCGAGACCCGCGCCGCGGCCGCCGGCGGCATCGCGATCCTGCCGATCGGCTCGCAGGAGCAGCACGCCGAGCACCTGCCGATGGGCACGGACACGATGCTCGCGGACGCGGTGGTCTCCCGCGCCCTGGCCCTTTTGGCGGAGCGAGCCGCCGCCGGTGAGGACGTGCCGGAGCTGATCCGGCTGCCGACACTGCCGTACGGGCACAGCCCGCACCACCTGTTCGCCGCGGCACTGACCCTGTCGGCCCCGGTGCTCGGCACCGTCCTGGACGAACTGCTGGACTCGCTGGCCGCCTGCGGCTACCGCCGGGTCCTCGTCGTCAACGGCCACGGCGGCAACGACGAGATCATGCGCCTCGCGGTCAAGCGGTTCGCACTGCGCGCCGACGTGACCGCGGCGGCCTGCTCGTACTGGACCCTCACCGACACCGGGGAGGCCGGGACGGACCCGGAGGACGCCGAGCACGCCGGGCTGATCCCCGGGCACGCCGGCTGGTTCGAGACCTCGCTGATGCTGGCCGCCCGTCCCGAGCTGGTGCGGACCGGGCCGGCCGGGCGCGAGCCCGTCGATCCGCCGCCGCTGTTCGACACGCCGCCCTACCCCGGTCTGACCGTGGAGCGGCACGGCGAGTGGGAGCGGGTGGGCGGCTCCACCGACGACGCGTCCGGCGCCGACGCCGGGAGCGGGGCCCGTCTGCTGGAGCGCCGCGTCCTCGGCCTGACGCGCGCGGTACTCGCCTTCGACGCCGCCACCCGCCCCGCCGCGTGA
- a CDS encoding ROK family protein, giving the protein MAHERIPLRLVPDPQPDEPAGRDIGVLGAVEVLPGLVRSALLERTGVVRERAQARFDAGSGDPRVVDAALREAAGVFAGLTPLGVGVAAAGVVDPVAGRIVEVNDAPALRGYPVADRLTELTGAPVRVEHRARVQVLGDRWFGAGRGRRSFASVATGEVLGVGILYDGQVLAPVGGRSGAHMTVTASGDVCTCGRRGCWKTVATTRWLRERVAELGMDPRAVSPGTLLASADPAARDLVVRYAENLVLGLATVQQLFACGLFVLHGEALEGGEPFRELIENLLRADGLGGGEAPTVVLGEPADTGALLGAAGLVLSGR; this is encoded by the coding sequence ATGGCGCATGAACGTATTCCTTTGCGGTTGGTACCCGATCCGCAGCCGGACGAGCCGGCCGGGCGGGACATCGGTGTGCTGGGCGCCGTGGAGGTGCTGCCCGGCCTGGTGCGGTCCGCGCTGCTGGAGCGCACCGGGGTCGTACGGGAACGCGCGCAGGCCCGCTTCGACGCGGGCAGCGGCGACCCGCGCGTGGTCGACGCGGCGCTGCGGGAGGCGGCCGGAGTGTTCGCCGGCCTGACCCCGCTGGGCGTCGGTGTGGCCGCTGCCGGGGTGGTCGACCCGGTGGCCGGCCGGATCGTCGAGGTCAACGACGCGCCCGCGCTGCGCGGCTACCCGGTCGCGGACCGGCTGACGGAGCTGACCGGTGCGCCGGTCCGGGTCGAGCACCGCGCCCGCGTCCAGGTCCTCGGGGACCGCTGGTTCGGCGCGGGTCGCGGGCGGCGCTCCTTCGCGTCCGTCGCGACCGGTGAGGTGCTCGGCGTCGGCATCCTCTACGACGGTCAGGTGCTCGCCCCGGTCGGCGGCCGCAGCGGCGCCCACATGACGGTCACCGCCAGTGGCGACGTCTGCACCTGCGGCCGGCGCGGCTGCTGGAAGACCGTGGCGACGACCCGCTGGCTGCGCGAGCGCGTCGCGGAACTCGGCATGGACCCGCGAGCCGTCTCGCCGGGCACGCTGCTCGCCTCGGCCGACCCCGCGGCCCGCGACCTCGTCGTGCGGTACGCGGAGAACCTGGTGCTCGGCCTCGCCACCGTCCAGCAGCTTTTCGCCTGCGGCCTGTTCGTCCTGCACGGCGAGGCCCTCGAGGGCGGTGAGCCGTTCCGGGAGCTGATCGAGAACCTGCTGCGCGCCGACGGGCTCGGCGGCGGGGAGGCCCCCACCGTGGTGCTCGGCGAGCCCGCCGACACCGGCGCGCTGCTCGGTGCGGCGGGTCTGGTCCTGTCCGGGCGCTAG
- a CDS encoding ABC transporter permease produces the protein MTTTAPAPTAAVAPAAAKQPSVWRSLLRNRLAAVALVLLALIVVCALCAPLIAPADPNAQNLLARLQPPVWKSGGSGAHLLGTDQLGRDLLSRIVYGTRVSLLVGAGAALLAGVIGTAAGLATGYLGGWTDRVVMRVADVQLAFPAILLALAVVGFVGSGLGYVIVVLGITGWVSYARVVRSEVLSLRTRDFITEARAIGVNDLTIMRRHLLPNVMAPLATIGTLHIAAAIVAEASLSYLGLGVPKETVTWGGMLADGQLYLGTSWWIAVFPGVALMLTSLAINILGDALRDVADPKAYRR, from the coding sequence ATGACCACGACCGCCCCCGCACCCACCGCCGCCGTCGCCCCGGCCGCCGCGAAGCAGCCGTCCGTATGGCGCTCCCTGCTGCGCAACCGCCTCGCCGCGGTCGCGCTCGTCCTCCTCGCACTGATCGTCGTGTGCGCGCTGTGCGCACCGCTGATCGCGCCCGCCGACCCGAACGCGCAGAACCTGCTCGCCCGCCTCCAGCCGCCCGTATGGAAGTCCGGCGGCAGCGGCGCCCATCTGCTCGGCACCGACCAGCTCGGCCGTGACCTGCTCTCCCGCATCGTGTACGGGACCCGCGTCTCGCTCCTCGTCGGCGCCGGCGCGGCCCTGCTCGCGGGCGTCATCGGCACCGCCGCGGGCCTCGCCACCGGCTACCTCGGCGGCTGGACCGACCGTGTCGTGATGCGCGTCGCCGACGTCCAGCTCGCCTTCCCCGCGATCCTGCTGGCGCTCGCCGTCGTCGGTTTCGTCGGCTCGGGACTGGGCTACGTGATCGTCGTCCTCGGTATCACCGGCTGGGTCTCCTACGCCCGCGTGGTGCGCTCCGAGGTCCTGTCGCTGCGCACCCGCGACTTCATCACCGAGGCGCGGGCCATCGGCGTCAACGACCTGACGATCATGCGGCGGCACCTGCTGCCCAACGTCATGGCGCCGCTCGCCACCATCGGCACCCTGCACATCGCGGCCGCGATCGTCGCGGAGGCCTCGCTCAGCTATCTGGGCCTGGGCGTGCCGAAGGAGACGGTGACCTGGGGCGGCATGCTCGCCGACGGACAGCTGTACCTCGGCACGTCCTGGTGGATCGCCGTGTTCCCGGGCGTCGCCCTGATGCTCACCTCCCTGGCCATCAACATCCTGGGCGACGCGCTGCGCGACGTCGCGGACCCGAAGGCGTACCGCCGATGA
- a CDS encoding ABC transporter permease has product MSESLTLPAGSAGTAEAPGRRLVAVLRPAAARLGTAVLVLLCTATVVFFLVRLSGDPVKVMLPPDATAQQENVLRHSLGLDKSLFSQYLDYLWGLPRFDFGDSLFYNQPVRQVLADRIPATLLLAAGAFVVTLLIALPAGTIAAMRRGKPADRGVITAVLVGQSTPPFWIGILLILVFAVGLHALPASGYGTFAHLVLPSVTLSVYSVAVVARLLRSSLIDVLGSDHIRTARARGLGPVRTVLRHGMRNASLPVVTVVGLEVGSLLGGAILTEQVFSWPGVGQLTVQAIANRDFPLVQGTVLLFAATFVVVNLLVDLSYGLLDPRVRNSR; this is encoded by the coding sequence ATGAGCGAGTCCCTGACCCTGCCCGCCGGGTCCGCCGGTACGGCCGAAGCACCGGGCCGGCGCCTCGTCGCCGTACTGCGCCCGGCCGCCGCCCGCCTGGGGACCGCGGTCCTGGTGCTGCTGTGCACCGCGACCGTCGTCTTCTTCCTGGTGCGGCTGTCCGGCGACCCGGTGAAGGTGATGCTGCCGCCGGACGCCACCGCCCAGCAGGAGAACGTGCTGCGGCACAGCCTGGGCCTGGACAAGTCACTGTTCAGTCAGTACCTCGACTATCTGTGGGGCCTGCCGCGCTTCGACTTCGGCGACTCCCTCTTCTACAACCAGCCGGTGCGCCAGGTGCTGGCCGACCGCATCCCGGCCACCCTGCTGCTCGCGGCCGGCGCCTTCGTGGTGACGCTGCTGATCGCGCTGCCCGCCGGGACGATCGCGGCGATGCGCCGGGGCAAGCCGGCCGACCGCGGCGTCATCACGGCCGTCCTCGTCGGCCAGTCCACGCCGCCGTTCTGGATCGGCATCCTGCTGATCCTGGTGTTCGCCGTCGGCCTGCACGCGCTGCCCGCCTCCGGGTACGGCACGTTCGCTCACCTGGTCCTGCCGTCGGTCACGCTCTCCGTCTACTCGGTCGCCGTCGTCGCGCGGCTGCTGCGTTCGTCCCTGATCGACGTGCTCGGCTCCGACCACATCCGCACCGCCCGCGCCCGCGGCCTGGGCCCGGTGCGCACCGTGCTGCGGCACGGTATGCGCAACGCGTCGCTGCCCGTGGTGACCGTCGTCGGCCTGGAGGTCGGCAGCCTGCTCGGCGGCGCCATCCTCACCGAACAGGTCTTCTCCTGGCCCGGCGTCGGCCAGCTGACCGTGCAGGCCATCGCCAACCGCGACTTCCCCCTGGTCCAGGGCACGGTGCTGCTCTTCGCCGCCACGTTCGTCGTGGTCAACCTGCTCGTGGACCTGTCCTACGGCCTCCTCGACCCGAGGGTGAGGAACTCCCGATGA
- a CDS encoding mandelate racemase/muconate lactonizing enzyme family protein, whose translation MKITEVDVQVVNLPLVNPFTSSFETKTGETRTVVRIRTDSGVEGWGETMWGRPVAAIVRDLAKDLIGTSPFALESFHRRHHMVPFFHGYLGYAALAALDVACWDAMGKATGQSVTDLLGGRVRDEVPLTALITRADAPGARPAELPGALAEHTVRVVAEGGFTAVKLKGTKDVEGDVAILRAVREALPDVNLRVDPNAAWSVPDSIRAGIALEELDLEYLEDPCVGIEGMSQVRQKVRIPLCTNMCVVRFEDFAPAMRLNAVDVIHGDVYKWGGIAPTKALAAHCETFGLGMNLHSGGELGIATAAHLAVVASTPVLSRAIDSMYYLHADDIIEPLTLENGRLRVPEGPGLGVTVDEDKLRHYAGVNEREGDLTR comes from the coding sequence ATGAAGATCACCGAGGTCGACGTCCAGGTCGTCAACCTGCCTCTGGTCAACCCGTTCACCAGCTCCTTCGAGACGAAGACCGGGGAGACGCGCACCGTGGTGCGCATCAGGACCGACTCCGGCGTCGAGGGGTGGGGCGAGACGATGTGGGGCCGGCCGGTCGCCGCGATCGTCCGCGACCTGGCGAAGGACCTGATCGGGACGAGCCCGTTCGCCCTGGAGTCCTTCCACCGCCGCCACCACATGGTGCCGTTCTTCCACGGCTACCTCGGCTACGCGGCGCTCGCCGCGCTCGACGTCGCCTGCTGGGACGCCATGGGCAAGGCCACCGGCCAGTCGGTGACCGACCTGCTGGGCGGCCGGGTCCGCGACGAGGTTCCGCTGACCGCGCTGATCACCCGCGCCGACGCGCCCGGTGCCCGCCCCGCCGAGCTGCCTGGCGCCCTGGCCGAGCACACCGTGCGGGTGGTGGCCGAGGGCGGCTTCACGGCCGTGAAGCTCAAGGGCACCAAGGACGTGGAGGGCGACGTCGCCATCCTGCGCGCGGTGCGCGAGGCGCTGCCCGACGTGAACCTGCGCGTCGACCCGAACGCGGCCTGGTCGGTGCCGGACTCCATCCGGGCCGGCATCGCTTTGGAGGAGCTGGACCTGGAGTACCTGGAGGACCCGTGCGTCGGGATCGAGGGCATGAGCCAGGTCCGGCAGAAGGTCCGCATCCCGCTGTGCACCAACATGTGCGTGGTGCGCTTCGAGGACTTCGCGCCGGCGATGCGGCTGAACGCCGTCGACGTGATCCACGGTGACGTGTACAAGTGGGGCGGCATAGCCCCGACGAAGGCGCTGGCCGCACACTGCGAGACGTTCGGGCTCGGCATGAACCTGCACAGCGGCGGCGAGCTCGGCATCGCGACGGCCGCGCACCTCGCGGTGGTCGCGTCCACCCCGGTGCTGTCGCGCGCCATCGACTCCATGTACTACCTGCACGCGGACGACATCATCGAGCCGCTCACGCTGGAGAACGGCCGGCTCCGGGTGCCGGAGGGTCCCGGACTGGGTGTCACGGTCGACGAGGACAAGCTGCGCCACTACGCCGGCGTCAACGAGCGCGAGGGGGACCTGACCCGATGA
- a CDS encoding ATP-binding cassette domain-containing protein, translated as MTTSDLLEISGLRKEFPGRPPSVAVDDVSLTVREGETFALVGESGCGKTTLTRLLLRLLEPTAGSVRFDGTELLSLTGAELRPLRRQMQVVLQDPYSSMNPRMRIADIVGEPLVTHEEWARGRRGRAAVRERAGELLDAVGLDANILDRYPHEFSGGQRQRISIARALALEPRLVVLDEPTSALDVSVQARVLDLLAELQQRLGLTYFFISHNLAVVGQIADRVAVMRRGRIVESGAARQVFTDPQDAYTRRLLDAVPVPDPSRGRRVRAAVQDEAA; from the coding sequence ATGACCACCAGCGACCTTCTGGAAATCAGCGGACTGCGCAAGGAGTTCCCCGGCCGGCCGCCGAGCGTCGCCGTCGACGACGTCTCCCTCACGGTCCGCGAGGGCGAGACGTTCGCCCTGGTCGGGGAGTCCGGCTGCGGCAAGACGACGCTGACCCGGCTCCTGCTGCGCCTCCTGGAGCCCACGGCGGGCAGTGTGCGCTTCGACGGTACGGAGCTGCTGTCGCTGACCGGTGCCGAACTGCGCCCGCTGCGAAGGCAGATGCAGGTCGTCCTGCAGGACCCGTACTCCAGCATGAATCCGCGGATGCGCATCGCGGACATCGTCGGGGAGCCGCTCGTCACGCACGAGGAGTGGGCGCGCGGGCGGCGCGGCCGGGCGGCGGTACGCGAGCGGGCGGGTGAGCTGCTGGACGCCGTGGGCCTGGACGCGAACATCCTGGACCGCTATCCGCACGAGTTCTCCGGCGGGCAGCGCCAGCGCATCTCGATCGCACGCGCCCTCGCCCTGGAGCCGCGCCTGGTCGTCCTGGACGAGCCGACGAGCGCACTCGACGTGTCCGTGCAGGCACGGGTCCTGGACCTGCTCGCGGAGCTCCAGCAACGCCTGGGGCTCACGTACTTCTTCATCTCGCACAACCTGGCCGTCGTCGGGCAGATCGCGGACCGGGTCGCCGTGATGCGCCGGGGCCGCATCGTGGAGAGCGGCGCCGCCCGGCAGGTCTTCACCGACCCGCAGGACGCGTACACCCGGCGCCTCCTGGACGCGGTGCCGGTCCCCGACCCGTCGCGGGGCCGCCGCGTCCGGGCGGCGGTACAGGACGAGGCGGCATGA
- a CDS encoding IclR family transcriptional regulator, translated as MGKPVNSRSQQQTSATALGEAAVTALPPAPGPVDKAMEVLSALAENGAPHRLADLARHTGLAKPTVHRLLRALAANGYAEPAEGGSYRPGPRLLGLAAGVLADDAATRQAAPVLEELRIRTGLCASYAVRDDRTLVHLRVHAPAQGPAVDLRPGTREAVTAGAAGLALLAALPARDAEDLLTGPDGVPADGATRAALTAAARDGYATDSADARRDRRALAAPVRDATGHPVGVLVLTGLAFTLDDAAARLYGPMVRSAAAAVSASLAAQPGARLGLVADPGQGVGRTR; from the coding sequence ATGGGGAAACCGGTCAACAGTCGTTCGCAGCAGCAGACGTCCGCCACCGCTCTCGGTGAGGCGGCCGTGACAGCCCTTCCACCCGCGCCAGGCCCGGTGGACAAGGCCATGGAAGTGCTCTCCGCCCTCGCGGAAAACGGAGCGCCACACCGCCTCGCGGACCTCGCCCGCCACACGGGCCTCGCCAAACCCACCGTGCACCGCCTGCTGCGCGCTCTCGCGGCCAACGGTTACGCCGAACCGGCCGAGGGCGGCAGCTACCGGCCGGGGCCCCGCCTCCTCGGGCTCGCCGCGGGCGTGCTGGCCGACGACGCCGCCACCCGCCAGGCCGCCCCCGTACTGGAGGAACTGCGCATCCGCACCGGCCTGTGCGCCTCCTACGCCGTGCGCGACGACCGGACCCTGGTCCACCTCCGCGTGCACGCACCCGCCCAGGGACCCGCCGTCGACCTGCGCCCCGGCACCCGAGAGGCCGTCACCGCGGGCGCCGCGGGGCTGGCCCTGCTGGCGGCCCTGCCCGCCCGGGACGCCGAAGACCTGCTGACCGGCCCGGACGGCGTCCCCGCCGACGGGGCGACACGCGCCGCGCTGACCGCCGCCGCCCGCGACGGCTACGCCACCGACAGCGCCGACGCCCGGCGGGACCGCCGCGCACTCGCCGCGCCGGTGCGCGACGCCACGGGCCACCCGGTGGGCGTACTCGTCCTCACCGGACTCGCCTTCACCCTCGACGACGCGGCCGCGCGCCTGTACGGGCCGATGGTGCGCTCCGCCGCCGCCGCGGTCTCCGCGAGCCTGGCCGCACAGCCGGGCGCCCGGCTCGGCCTCGTGGCCGACCCGGGCCAGGGAGTGGGGCGGACACGATGA
- a CDS encoding DUF6643 family protein produces MTSPRSTYGGGYYAAPSFPDTPIYDSLVAERGTPQIAPIRVPAAYDTGNSYLPALPSALPALPSAPSQPTPSYGYPQPAAQQGYAPMQPAHLQHAPAPYIPQQPAASRGGYQPPPQQHQQPRPAPGTGYESMRPASPRPVPAQSPYEDPYNRPYQGGRGY; encoded by the coding sequence ATGACCTCCCCTCGCTCCACCTACGGTGGCGGCTACTACGCCGCGCCGTCGTTCCCCGACACTCCGATCTACGACTCCCTGGTCGCGGAGCGGGGCACCCCCCAGATCGCGCCGATCCGAGTGCCTGCGGCCTACGACACCGGCAACAGCTATCTGCCGGCGCTTCCGTCGGCCCTGCCGGCCCTCCCCTCGGCGCCCTCCCAGCCCACCCCGTCGTACGGCTACCCGCAGCCGGCCGCCCAGCAGGGTTACGCGCCGATGCAGCCGGCCCATCTGCAGCACGCCCCGGCGCCGTACATCCCGCAGCAGCCCGCCGCGAGCCGCGGTGGCTACCAGCCGCCGCCGCAACAGCACCAGCAGCCGCGGCCCGCACCCGGTACCGGCTACGAGTCGATGCGTCCCGCGTCCCCGCGGCCGGTTCCCGCGCAGTCGCCGTACGAGGACCCGTACAACCGCCCGTACCAGGGCGGCCGAGGGTACTAG
- a CDS encoding ABC transporter ATP-binding protein — translation MTHSPDTAPVLEFRDLRVDFELAASTVHAVRGVSLSVAAGETLAVVGESGSGKSATALSAMRLNPEPPCVYAGGRVLLDGVDVLALRERELRKVRGAGISMVFQDPMTSLDPLQRVGAQVAEALRLHGGHSRAEARLAALTALDEVGIPDPEHRYRQYPHELSGGLRQRVMIASALVARPRVLIADEPTTALDVTVQRQILELLVTLQRRHGMAVLLITHDLGVVAETADRVAVMRHGEVVETGDVEQVFARPAAQYTRDLLAATPRLEPAP, via the coding sequence ATGACCCACTCCCCCGACACCGCGCCCGTCCTCGAATTCCGGGACCTGCGCGTCGACTTCGAACTCGCCGCCTCCACCGTGCACGCGGTGCGCGGTGTCAGCCTGTCCGTCGCCGCCGGTGAGACCCTCGCCGTCGTCGGTGAGTCCGGCAGCGGAAAGTCGGCCACCGCACTGTCCGCGATGCGCCTCAACCCCGAGCCGCCGTGCGTGTACGCGGGCGGCCGGGTGCTCCTCGACGGAGTGGACGTACTGGCCCTGCGCGAGCGGGAGTTGCGCAAGGTGCGCGGCGCCGGGATCTCCATGGTGTTCCAGGACCCGATGACCAGCCTCGACCCGCTGCAAAGGGTCGGTGCGCAGGTCGCCGAGGCGCTGCGGCTGCACGGCGGCCACAGCCGCGCCGAGGCACGGCTGGCGGCGCTCACCGCGCTCGACGAGGTCGGCATCCCCGACCCGGAGCACCGCTACCGGCAGTACCCGCACGAACTGTCCGGCGGGCTGCGCCAGCGCGTCATGATCGCCTCCGCGCTCGTGGCCCGGCCGCGCGTACTGATCGCGGACGAGCCGACGACGGCGCTCGACGTGACCGTGCAGCGGCAGATCCTCGAACTCCTCGTGACGCTGCAGCGCCGGCACGGCATGGCCGTCCTGCTCATCACCCACGACCTCGGGGTGGTCGCGGAGACCGCCGACCGCGTCGCCGTCATGCGGCACGGCGAGGTCGTCGAGACCGGGGACGTGGAGCAGGTCTTCGCCCGTCCCGCCGCGCAGTACACCCGCGACCTGCTGGCCGCCACTCCCCGACTGGAGCCCGCCCCATGA
- a CDS encoding ABC transporter substrate-binding protein, whose translation MERIRGGQSGPRAGWSRRSVLRTSALAAPALTVPALLSGCGAPPADAAGNVLRVSQTGDPKTMDPHKQGDMTSMNALINIFDTLTTLGRDNTLLPRLALSWKAVEPTVWRFELRRGVTFHNGEPFDAQAVRFSIKRLLDPATKSPIVELRYVEDVSVVDRYTVDLHTSVHDPILPAKLSLFGGVVVPPHYLDKVGDEGFAAHPVGSGPFAFRSWQRDHELRLRAYADHWQGRPHVDELVFVPAPNSSSALAALQSGGVDIVAGMTPDAAQQLAGYPGVTIGHHTGVRTSYLSLDTLSAGPLRDRRVRQAINHAVDVPLLIKAVLGGNATEVPAMIPRGAFGFDEAVKPYVRSAAKARALLAEAGHPDGISTSLTASNIDANVAEAISGLLAQAGVHAKVNLLDPGTYAQRLTSDNHGALGPMYLAASTVWTLDGESMLQSNVRSDRRQSRWHDRRADKLVDAEELSVDPAVRRRAFSGLQQLIKDEAPFVSLYQIDNIYVQNTRPSWTPGAAGILDMASAKVAV comes from the coding sequence ATGGAACGAATACGTGGAGGGCAAAGCGGCCCCCGCGCCGGCTGGTCCCGCCGCTCGGTGCTGCGTACGAGCGCTCTGGCCGCGCCCGCCCTGACCGTCCCCGCGCTGCTCAGCGGATGCGGGGCGCCGCCCGCGGACGCCGCCGGCAACGTCCTGCGGGTCTCCCAGACCGGGGACCCCAAGACGATGGACCCGCACAAGCAGGGCGACATGACGTCGATGAACGCCCTGATCAACATCTTCGACACGCTCACCACCCTGGGCCGCGACAACACCCTGCTGCCGAGGCTCGCGCTCTCCTGGAAGGCCGTCGAACCGACGGTCTGGCGGTTCGAGCTGCGGCGCGGCGTCACGTTCCACAACGGCGAGCCGTTCGACGCGCAGGCCGTCCGGTTCAGCATCAAGCGGCTGCTCGACCCCGCGACCAAGTCACCGATCGTGGAACTGCGTTACGTCGAGGACGTCAGCGTCGTCGACCGGTACACGGTGGACCTGCACACCTCGGTGCACGACCCGATCCTGCCCGCGAAGCTGTCCCTGTTCGGCGGTGTCGTGGTGCCCCCGCACTACCTGGACAAGGTCGGGGACGAGGGCTTCGCCGCACACCCCGTGGGCAGCGGCCCCTTCGCGTTCAGGAGCTGGCAGCGCGACCACGAACTGCGGCTGCGCGCCTACGCGGACCACTGGCAGGGCCGCCCGCACGTCGACGAACTCGTCTTCGTACCCGCCCCCAACTCCTCGTCCGCGCTGGCCGCCCTGCAGAGCGGCGGCGTGGACATCGTGGCCGGCATGACCCCGGACGCCGCACAGCAGCTGGCCGGCTACCCGGGTGTGACGATCGGCCACCACACCGGCGTCCGCACCTCGTACCTGTCGCTCGACACCCTGTCCGCCGGGCCGCTGCGCGACCGCCGGGTCCGTCAGGCGATCAACCACGCCGTCGACGTACCACTGCTCATCAAGGCGGTGCTCGGCGGCAACGCCACCGAGGTTCCGGCGATGATCCCGCGCGGGGCGTTCGGCTTCGACGAGGCCGTGAAGCCCTACGTCCGCTCCGCCGCCAAGGCGCGCGCGCTGCTCGCGGAGGCCGGACACCCGGACGGCATCAGCACCTCGCTCACCGCCTCCAACATCGACGCGAACGTCGCCGAGGCCATCTCGGGGCTGCTCGCCCAGGCCGGGGTGCACGCCAAGGTGAATCTGCTCGACCCGGGCACCTACGCGCAGCGTCTGACCTCCGACAACCACGGCGCGCTGGGCCCGATGTACCTGGCCGCCTCGACCGTGTGGACGCTGGACGGCGAGAGCATGCTCCAGTCCAACGTGCGCAGCGACCGGCGCCAGAGCCGCTGGCACGACAGGCGTGCCGACAAGCTCGTGGACGCCGAGGAACTGTCCGTGGATCCCGCCGTGCGGCGCCGCGCCTTCTCCGGTCTCCAGCAACTGATCAAGGACGAGGCGCCGTTCGTGTCCCTGTACCAGATCGACAACATCTACGTGCAGAACACCCGGCCGAGCTGGACGCCCGGCGCCGCCGGAATCCTCGACATGGCGAGCGCGAAGGTGGCCGTGTGA
- a CDS encoding RidA family protein encodes MSTASRPGAAPVKRAVHSDRTPPPAGGYSKAIAAGPYLFTSGLGPQDPDTGAVADTVQEQTRQVLANLRALLRADGLDLDDVVKSTVHLQHLRRDFAAYDEVYREHFSDPRPVRTTVGSDLMDILVEIDVVALRREPAA; translated from the coding sequence ATGAGCACCGCTTCCCGGCCCGGCGCGGCCCCCGTCAAGCGCGCGGTGCACAGCGACCGCACACCGCCGCCGGCCGGCGGCTACAGCAAGGCGATCGCCGCCGGCCCGTACCTGTTCACCTCGGGCCTCGGCCCGCAGGACCCGGACACCGGGGCGGTGGCCGACACCGTCCAGGAGCAGACCCGCCAGGTCCTGGCGAACCTCCGCGCGCTGCTGCGGGCGGACGGCCTGGACCTGGACGACGTGGTGAAGTCGACGGTCCACCTCCAGCATCTGCGCCGGGACTTCGCGGCGTACGACGAGGTCTACCGGGAGCACTTCAGCGATCCGCGCCCGGTGCGCACGACCGTCGGTTCGGACCTGATGGACATCCTCGTGGAGATCGACGTGGTGGCGCTGCGGCGCGAGCCCGCCGCCTGA